A single region of the Devosia sp. FJ2-5-3 genome encodes:
- a CDS encoding metal ABC transporter permease — MTPDIAWYEMALWPFQFPFMVQAMIIAVLVAVPTALLSCFLVLKGWSLMGDAISHAVLPGVVLAYIVGLPLGVGAFIAGMVCALSVGFLKEHSRIKEDTVMGVVFSGLFGLGIVLFAAIRTDIHLDHILFGNILGVGTADLIQTGIIALVVTVILAAKWRDIMLFIFDPQQAGAIGLSVRLLHYGLLAMIALTIVGALQAVGIVLVIAMLIAPGAIAFLLTRRFGVMLWLAVAISVGCGLVGVYLSFFIDSAPAPTIVLLMSACFIGALILTSRRTTAVV, encoded by the coding sequence ATGACCCCGGACATTGCATGGTATGAAATGGCCCTCTGGCCGTTCCAGTTTCCCTTCATGGTCCAGGCCATGATAATCGCCGTGCTGGTTGCGGTGCCGACGGCGCTGCTCTCCTGCTTCCTGGTCCTCAAAGGCTGGTCGCTGATGGGCGACGCCATCTCCCACGCCGTGCTGCCGGGCGTGGTTCTGGCCTATATTGTGGGGCTGCCGCTCGGTGTCGGCGCCTTTATCGCCGGCATGGTCTGCGCGCTCAGCGTCGGGTTCTTGAAGGAGCATAGCCGGATCAAGGAAGACACGGTGATGGGCGTGGTGTTCTCGGGCCTCTTCGGCCTCGGCATCGTGCTCTTTGCCGCGATCCGCACGGATATCCATCTCGACCACATTCTCTTCGGCAACATCCTCGGCGTGGGCACGGCGGACCTCATCCAGACCGGCATCATTGCGCTCGTGGTGACTGTCATTCTCGCCGCCAAATGGCGCGACATCATGCTGTTCATCTTCGACCCCCAGCAGGCGGGTGCCATCGGACTTTCGGTGCGGCTCCTGCACTATGGTCTCCTGGCGATGATCGCGCTCACCATTGTCGGGGCCTTGCAGGCCGTCGGCATCGTCCTCGTCATCGCCATGCTCATTGCGCCGGGCGCCATCGCCTTCCTGCTCACCCGCCGCTTCGGCGTGATGCTGTGGCTGGCGGTGGCCATTTCGGTCGGCTGCGGGCTGGTCGGGGTCTATCTCAGCTTCTTCATCGACAGCGCCCCGGCGCCCACCATCGTGCTGCTGATGAGCGCCTGCTTTATCGGGGCGCTCATCCTCACCAGCCGCCGCACCACGGCGGTGGTATGA
- a CDS encoding DUF2306 domain-containing protein — protein sequence MSLEPLLSAHPIIQLHAYAGALAFFLGGVVLFRRKGDKTHKRLGMVWVWAMVTISVTSFFIWELRMFGLFSPIHLLSILTLAALWQAVRFARQRQIVRHMRTMQILYLAALAITGWFTFMPGRIMNRVVFGPEGAGPVESAIFILASIATGVFVIWLVRRAGGGKLPFGLPIRLLRRA from the coding sequence GCCTATGCCGGCGCGCTCGCCTTTTTCCTCGGCGGGGTGGTGCTGTTCCGCCGCAAGGGCGACAAGACGCACAAGCGTCTCGGCATGGTCTGGGTCTGGGCCATGGTGACGATCAGCGTCACCTCCTTCTTCATCTGGGAATTGCGCATGTTCGGGCTGTTCAGCCCCATTCACCTGCTCTCGATCCTGACGCTTGCGGCCCTGTGGCAGGCCGTGCGCTTTGCCCGCCAGCGCCAGATCGTGCGGCATATGCGGACCATGCAGATCCTCTACCTGGCGGCTCTCGCCATTACCGGCTGGTTCACCTTCATGCCCGGCCGGATCATGAACCGGGTGGTCTTCGGGCCGGAGGGGGCCGGCCCGGTTGAGAGTGCGATCTTTATCCTCGCCTCCATCGCAACCGGTGTCTTCGTCATCTGGCTGGTGCGGCGCGCCGGGGGCGGCAAGCTGCCTTTTGGCCTGCCGATCCGCCTTCTCCGGCGGGCCTGA
- a CDS encoding metal ABC transporter permease translates to MIETLLEPFSYHYMVNAMWVSALVGGICAFLSAYLMLKGWSLIGDALSHSIVPGVAGAYMLGLPFSLGAFFSGGLAAGAMLFLSQRTKLREDAVIGLIFSSFFGLGLFMVSLSPTPIDIQTIVLGNILAITPEDTLQLVIISGVTLAVMLVIWKDLMVTFFDESHARSIGIKTDWLKLIFFTLLSAATVAAMQTVGAFLVIAMVVTPGATAYLLADRFPRLILIAIAVGVLSSFFGAYLSYFLDGATGGIIVVLQTAVFLTAFFFAPKHGMLAARRRVARETAQ, encoded by the coding sequence ATGATCGAGACCCTGCTCGAACCCTTTTCCTACCACTACATGGTCAATGCCATGTGGGTGTCGGCCCTGGTCGGCGGCATCTGCGCCTTTCTCTCGGCCTATCTCATGCTCAAGGGCTGGTCGCTGATCGGCGATGCGCTGAGCCATTCCATCGTTCCGGGGGTTGCGGGCGCCTATATGCTGGGCCTGCCTTTTTCGCTCGGCGCCTTCTTTTCGGGCGGTCTCGCGGCAGGGGCCATGCTGTTCCTCTCCCAGCGCACCAAGCTGCGCGAAGACGCGGTGATCGGGCTGATCTTTTCGAGCTTTTTCGGCCTCGGCCTGTTCATGGTGTCGCTCTCGCCCACGCCCATCGACATCCAGACCATCGTGCTCGGCAATATCCTCGCCATCACCCCCGAGGACACCCTGCAACTGGTGATCATTTCAGGCGTCACGCTCGCGGTGATGCTGGTGATCTGGAAGGATCTCATGGTCACCTTTTTCGATGAAAGCCATGCCCGCTCCATCGGCATCAAGACCGATTGGCTCAAGCTGATTTTCTTCACCCTTCTGAGTGCCGCCACGGTTGCGGCCATGCAGACGGTCGGCGCCTTCCTTGTCATCGCCATGGTCGTCACGCCGGGCGCCACGGCCTATCTCCTGGCCGATCGGTTCCCCCGGCTGATCCTGATCGCCATTGCCGTCGGCGTGCTCTCGAGCTTTTTCGGCGCCTATCTCAGCTATTTCCTCGACGGCGCCACGGGCGGCATCATCGTGGTGTTGCAGACAGCGGTATTTCTCACCGCCTTCTTCTTCGCCCCCAAGCACGGCATGCTGGCGGCACGGCGCCGGGTTGCGCGGGAGACGGCACAATGA